A stretch of the Malus domestica chromosome 08, GDT2T_hap1 genome encodes the following:
- the LOC114826653 gene encoding probable 2-oxoglutarate-dependent dioxygenase AOP1: MASSTQTAAKIPVVDFSQEDCWKSGTSSWLSVRRDICNALEEFGCFLAVLPNKVSRELNDTMFGTFNELFDLPDEIKAQFPQEKPLVEGYVRLPTREYMSFHSSTEKIKNVTRQLWPEGNDQFRESADLYSKVITELNQVVTKMVFENYKVEKYHDDHIQSTMPITVLLKDDEPKTDETETVEHNHTDKCFTGILHQDTYGVELRSKDNEWIGYDPLPSSLLFLAGDGLQVWSNDRIKSCMHRVVLKENKVRYSFGQFFWNKGVIYVPNELTDRDHPMQYKPIDLVEYFQYYYENMSTVGFDFSVKEYCGV, encoded by the exons ATGGCTTCCAGTACCCAAACAGCGGCCAAAATTCCCGTAGTAGATTTCTCCCAAGAGGACTGCTGGAAGTCAGGGACAAGTTCTTGGCTCTCAGTACGCAGAGACATTTGTAATGCTCTCGAAGAGTTTGGCTGTTTCCTGGCAGTCCTTCCCAACAAAGTTTCCCGGGAGCTTAATGACACCATGTTTGGGACATTCAACGAGTTGTTTGATCTCCCCGACGAAATTAAAGCGCAATTTCCTCAGGAAAAACCTCTAGTTGAGGGTTACGTAAGGCTGCCTACCCGTGAATACATGTCATTTCATTCAAGTACTGAAAAAATAAAGAACGTTACACGTCAACTTTGGCCGGAAGGAAATGACCAGTTTCG TGAGAGTGCTGATCTGTATTCAAAAGTGATCACAGAATTAAATCAAGTTGTGACGAAAATGGTATTTGAAAACTACAAGGTAGAGAAATACCACGATGATCACATTCAATCGACCATGCCCATTACCGTACTTCTAAAAGATGATGAACCCAAGACAGATGAAACTGAAACTGTTGAACACAATCATACAGACAAGTGTTTTACTGGCATACTCCATCAAGATACGTATGGTGTTGAGCTACGCTCAAAAGATAACGAGTGGATTGGTTATGATCCTCTGCCTTCATCGTTATTATTCCTAGCGGGTGATGGACTTCAG GTTTGGAGTAACGACAGAATAAAATCTTGTATGCACAGAGTCGTTTTGAAGGAAAATAAGGTAAGATACTCGTTCGGACAATTCTTTTGGAACAAAGGAGTGATATATGTACCAAATGAGCTTACGGACAGGGACCACCCCATGCAGTATAAGCCAATAGACCTAGTGGAATATTTTCAATATTATTATGAAAATATGTCCACTGTGGGATTTGATTTTTCCGTCAAGGAATATTGTGGGGTTTGA